TGATGATCGAGCCCACCGAAAGCGAGGACAAGGGTGAGCTGGACGCCTTCTGCGACACCATGCTGGCCATCGCCAAGGAAGCCGAGGAGAACCCGGACGCGCTGCATCAGGCGCCTGTACTCGCCCCCCTTCGCCGCATGGACGAGACCACGGCCGCCCGCAAGCCCGTGCTGCGCTGGACCAAGGGATAGGGACTGCGAACGGTTGAAGGCCCTGGCCCGCTATGGCGCGGCCGGGGCTTTCGCCTTTTCCTGCTTCAGGATCCAGGCCGCGGCCTCCGCCAGGGGGGCTGAGGTGAGATCGTGCCCGCCAACATAGGGCTCGAAGGTGGTGGGCACCCCCGCAGCCTTCCAGTAGTCAAGGCGGGCGGGCAGGTCCCCGAAGGGCACCAGCCGATCATTCCGGCCATGGGACAGGAAATGAGGCAGACCCTTGAGGGCGGCCCGCTCTTCATCACCCAGCAGGGCTTCGGGCTTGCCCGCCCCGAAGGCCAGCACGCCGGCCACCTCGTTGCGGTGGCGGGCCGCGGAGAGGTAGGCCAGGGCGGCACCCTGGGAATGGCCCAACAGGTAGACGCCGCCTAGGCGATACCGCTCCTTCAGGGTGCGAATGGCGCGCTGGATCAGATCCACGGCCTGGGCATCGGTGAAGCGCCAGAGCTTGGGGTCGTCGTAGGCTGGGTACCAGCTGTGGCCAGGCCCAACCGGATAGGCTCCTTCCGGCGCCGCCAGGATGAAGGTGGCCTCTCCGAGCCGGGGCTGCAGGGTCAGCATGGACTCGGCGGAACCGCCGCGCCCATGGAGGAGAATCACAAGCGGATAGGCCCGCGTGGCCTCGTAATCCTTCGGCAGAACCACGCGGAGTGGTGTGAGAATCCGCGCCTCCAGCCACACATCCTGGGCCCGGGCGTCCGCGGGCAGCAGGGCGAGGAGAAGGCTGAAAACCACAGATGATGGGCGCATGGAACCAGCTTGAAGGCGGAGATGGCCGGGTCAAGGTCCGCAGGGACCAACTCCTGTCTCCAAGGGGTCAACGGCCACTGTGGCGCAGGATGCCCCGGCGAACCCTGCCCAGGAGGGAATTCCTCTCCCCAGATGGCGCCCAGGGGTTCCAGAATGAAGGGTTCCAAGGAGCCCCCATGCGCCTTCTCCCAGCCCTCATCCTCGGTGTGCCGCTTCTGGCGCAGGTGACTGCACCCCTGCAGGACCGGGCGGATCGGTTCCTGAAGCTGGTCAACGCGGGCTACCAGTCCCTCACCTACGTCAACCAGCAGGCGACCTGGGTGGCCTCCACGGATGTGAGCCCCGAGCACGATGCGGGCGCCGAGTGGGCGGGCAAGGCCTTCGCGGCCTTTAACGGCAATCCGGCCCTCATCACCGAGGCCCGCGAGCTGCTGCAGCACCGCAAGGAACTGAAGGATGTCACCGTGCGCCAACTGGAGCGGGTGCTGCTCAATGCCGCCGAAGGGCCCATGACCAAGCCCGAGCTGGTGGCCGCCCGTGTGACGGCGGAAACTGCTCAGAACAGCACCATGAACGGCTTCACCTGGAAGCTGGACGGTAAGCCGATCTCCGCGAACGCGATCGACGAGATCCTCGCCAAGAGCACCAACCTGGCTGAGCGGCAGAAGGTTTGGGAAGTCTCGAAAGAGAACGGTCCAGCCCTGAAGGACGGGCTGCTGAAGCTGCGCGACCTGCGGAATGCCTGCGCCAAGGAGCTGGGCTACTCCGACTACTTCTCCCTGCAGGTGGCCAAGTACGGACTGACCACGGACGAGATGCTGGCCTTCAACCGCAAGTTCATGGCCGAACTGAAGCCGCTCTACCTGCAGCTGCACACCTGGGTGAAGTACGAGATGGCGAAGAAGTACGGCCAGCCCGTGCCCAAGGCCATCCCCGCCCACTGGATCAACAACCGCTGGAGCCAGAACTGGACCGGCTTCGTGAACGCCGTGGACTTCGATCCCTACTTCAAGGGCTGGCAGCCCGAGCGCATCGTGAAAACCGCCGAGGCCTTCTACACGGGCCTGGGCTTTGAGCCGCTGCCCGCTTCGTTCTGGGCCAAGTCCGACCTCTATCCCGTGAAGGCGGGCGATCCCCGCAAGAAGAACAGCCACGCCTCCTGCTGGCACCTGGACCTGGACCATGACATCCGCTCGCTCATGAGTGTCGAAGCCAATGCCCAGTGGTTCGAGACCTGCCACCACGAGCTGGGCCACGGCTACTACTTCATCAGCTACACCAACCCGAACGTGCCGCCCCTCCTGCGCGATGGTGCCAACCCCAGCTTCCATGAGGGCGTGGGCGAACTCATCGCCCTGGCCACCCGCCAGATCCCCTACCTCAAGGGTGCGGGCGTGCTGCCCAAGGACTACAAGGTTGACGAGATGCAGGTGCTGCTGAACGACGCGCTGGAGGTCGCCATCCCCTTCATGTTCTGGGCCTGTGGCACGATGCCCGAGTGGGAGGCGGATTTCTACGCGAAGAACATGCCCGCCGATCAGATGAACGCCCGCTGGTGGAAGCAGGTGCGCGACCTGCAGGGTGTGGAGCCCCCGAGTCCGCGCGGCGAGCAGTTCTGCGATGCGCCCACCAAGACCCACATCAACGACAATCCCGCCTACTACTACAGCTACGGCTGGGCCACCGTCTTCAAGTTCCAGATGCACGATCACATCGCCCGGAAGATCCTTCATCAGGATCCCCGTGCCACCAACTACGCGGGCCACAAGGAAGTGGGCGACTTCCTCAAGCAGGTGCTCTCCAAGGGCGCCACGGAGGACTGGCGCAAGGTCCTCAAGGATGCCACCGGCGAGGAACTTTCCACCCGCGCCATGATGGACTATTTCAAACCCCTGATGGCCTGGCTGGAACAGCAGAACAAGGGTCGCCAGATCGGCTGGTAAGGATTCACCACGGAGACACGGAGGACACGGAGAATGAATTGGAAGCGTGTTTCCTCTGTGAACACCTCCGTGCCTCTGTGGTGAAGCATTTTCTTGAAGGAAACCATGAACGAATCCATCCGCCGGGCCCGGGTCATCAAGGCCCTCACAAAGGACCGGCACATTCGCCTGTCCTCGCTGGATGCCAGCCCTCTGTGGGATGGCGTCCGGCGGGGGCACCCGCACCTGGATCCCGAAGCCTGTGCCTGCCTCACGGAGCTGCTCGCGGCCACAGCCTTGCTGCAGGGCCGCACGGTCTTCGAGGAGCGGCTGCAGCTGCTGG
This sequence is a window from Geothrix sp. PMB-07. Protein-coding genes within it:
- a CDS encoding M2 family metallopeptidase, with the protein product MRLLPALILGVPLLAQVTAPLQDRADRFLKLVNAGYQSLTYVNQQATWVASTDVSPEHDAGAEWAGKAFAAFNGNPALITEARELLQHRKELKDVTVRQLERVLLNAAEGPMTKPELVAARVTAETAQNSTMNGFTWKLDGKPISANAIDEILAKSTNLAERQKVWEVSKENGPALKDGLLKLRDLRNACAKELGYSDYFSLQVAKYGLTTDEMLAFNRKFMAELKPLYLQLHTWVKYEMAKKYGQPVPKAIPAHWINNRWSQNWTGFVNAVDFDPYFKGWQPERIVKTAEAFYTGLGFEPLPASFWAKSDLYPVKAGDPRKKNSHASCWHLDLDHDIRSLMSVEANAQWFETCHHELGHGYYFISYTNPNVPPLLRDGANPSFHEGVGELIALATRQIPYLKGAGVLPKDYKVDEMQVLLNDALEVAIPFMFWACGTMPEWEADFYAKNMPADQMNARWWKQVRDLQGVEPPSPRGEQFCDAPTKTHINDNPAYYYSYGWATVFKFQMHDHIARKILHQDPRATNYAGHKEVGDFLKQVLSKGATEDWRKVLKDATGEELSTRAMMDYFKPLMAWLEQQNKGRQIGW
- a CDS encoding alpha/beta hydrolase, whose translation is MRPSSVVFSLLLALLPADARAQDVWLEARILTPLRVVLPKDYEATRAYPLVILLHGRGGSAESMLTLQPRLGEATFILAAPEGAYPVGPGHSWYPAYDDPKLWRFTDAQAVDLIQRAIRTLKERYRLGGVYLLGHSQGAALAYLSAARHRNEVAGVLAFGAGKPEALLGDEERAALKGLPHFLSHGRNDRLVPFGDLPARLDYWKAAGVPTTFEPYVGGHDLTSAPLAEAAAWILKQEKAKAPAAP